A window of the Deinococcus gobiensis I-0 genome harbors these coding sequences:
- a CDS encoding nitrite/sulfite reductase produces the protein MSDIETLKKELPPFEIFDLIPQYAAAGAIDPEKLDLLKWAGVYPQRPQEDGFLMMRVKVPTAELSADTLRVVAGIAEDFGRGLLDVTDRQAFQFHWLRIENIPAILDRLEAVGLHTRGACGDTVRAVIASPLAGLDARERIDVRPIAAAMEGTLSGNRDFEDLPRKFKISITATPELEGIHLINDIGFLAHELDGEVGFDVWVGGGLGAVAHLAKRLGVFITPDEVVEVGRAIAGAYRDHGYRQNRKKSRLKFLIKDIGVEKFREIVETEYLGRKLRDGPSAPVARFGGSDVLGVNPQKDGLNYVVLTTTVGRINPDKARALADLSEKYGNGMLRTTAFQNMMIPNVPTGNVDALVAELQTLDLAPKATLRGTTIACTGTQFCRLALTETKARVAGMIDVLEPLHSDLDVPFVINLTGCSNACTRYQVADLGFMGANRTNKETGTEDEVYNVHLAGSIGQAQRTGTKLRGVVPAERLTEYTDKVLGDFKANKEAGESFVEYADRMGQERFLPDTVLAAGKELVNA, from the coding sequence ACATCGAAACCCTGAAAAAAGAACTGCCCCCCTTCGAAATCTTCGACCTGATCCCGCAGTACGCGGCGGCGGGCGCCATCGACCCCGAGAAGCTCGACCTGCTGAAGTGGGCGGGCGTGTACCCCCAGCGCCCCCAGGAGGACGGCTTCCTGATGATGCGCGTCAAGGTGCCCACCGCCGAGCTGAGCGCCGACACCCTGCGCGTGGTGGCGGGCATCGCCGAGGACTTCGGGCGCGGGCTGCTCGACGTGACCGACCGGCAGGCCTTCCAGTTCCACTGGCTGCGCATCGAGAACATCCCCGCGATCCTCGACCGCCTGGAGGCGGTGGGGCTGCACACGCGCGGGGCCTGCGGCGACACCGTGCGCGCCGTGATCGCCTCGCCGCTGGCCGGCCTGGACGCCCGCGAGCGCATCGACGTGCGTCCTATCGCCGCCGCGATGGAAGGCACCCTGAGCGGCAACCGCGACTTCGAGGACCTGCCGCGCAAGTTCAAGATCAGCATCACCGCGACGCCCGAGCTGGAGGGCATCCACCTCATCAACGACATCGGCTTTCTGGCCCATGAGCTGGACGGCGAGGTCGGCTTCGACGTGTGGGTGGGCGGCGGTCTGGGCGCGGTCGCACACCTCGCCAAGCGCCTGGGCGTGTTCATCACCCCCGACGAAGTGGTCGAAGTAGGCCGCGCCATCGCCGGGGCCTACCGCGACCACGGCTACCGCCAGAACCGCAAGAAGAGCCGCCTGAAGTTCCTGATCAAGGACATCGGCGTCGAGAAGTTCCGCGAGATCGTGGAGACCGAGTACCTGGGCCGCAAGCTGCGCGACGGCCCCAGCGCCCCGGTGGCCCGCTTCGGCGGCAGCGACGTGCTGGGCGTGAACCCCCAGAAGGACGGCCTGAACTACGTCGTCCTGACGACGACCGTCGGGCGCATCAACCCCGACAAGGCGCGCGCCCTGGCCGATCTGTCGGAGAAGTACGGCAACGGCATGCTGCGCACGACCGCCTTCCAGAACATGATGATTCCCAACGTGCCCACCGGGAACGTGGACGCGCTGGTGGCCGAACTCCAGACGCTGGACCTGGCCCCCAAGGCCACGCTGCGCGGCACGACCATCGCCTGCACCGGCACGCAGTTCTGCCGCCTGGCCCTGACCGAGACCAAGGCGCGCGTGGCCGGCATGATCGACGTGCTCGAACCTTTGCACAGCGACCTGGACGTGCCCTTCGTCATCAACCTGACGGGCTGCTCGAACGCCTGCACGCGCTATCAGGTGGCCGACCTGGGCTTCATGGGCGCCAACCGCACCAACAAGGAAACGGGCACCGAGGACGAGGTCTACAACGTCCACCTCGCGGGCAGCATCGGGCAGGCGCAGCGCACCGGCACCAAGCTGCGCGGCGTGGTGCCGGCCGAGCGGCTGACCGAGTACACCGACAAGGTGCTGGGCGACTTCAAGGCCAACAAGGAAGCCGGCGAGAGCTTCGTGGAATACGCCGACCGCATGGGCCAGGAACGTTTCCTCCCCGACACCGTGCTGGCCGCCGGCAAAGAACTGGTGAACGCGTGA
- the cysC gene encoding adenylyl-sulfate kinase — MSPTRPEGRVVWLTGLSGAGKSTLANALYTELLARGEAVELLDGDAVRENLSKGLGFSKADRDTNVRRIGFVAGLLAKHGVTVLVSAISPYADTRREVLAGLPDALEVFVDAPLEVVTERDVKGLYLKAIAGEIPHFTGVSDPYEAPTAPDLHLRTDQISVEEGLRQLLARLDREPVGA; from the coding sequence GTGAGCCCCACACGTCCGGAGGGCCGCGTCGTCTGGCTCACCGGCCTGTCGGGCGCGGGCAAGAGCACGCTGGCCAATGCCCTGTACACCGAGCTGCTCGCGCGGGGCGAGGCCGTGGAACTGCTGGACGGTGACGCCGTACGCGAGAACCTCAGCAAGGGCCTGGGCTTTTCCAAGGCCGACCGCGACACCAACGTGCGGCGCATCGGCTTCGTGGCCGGGCTGCTCGCCAAGCATGGCGTGACCGTGCTGGTGAGCGCCATCAGCCCCTACGCCGACACCCGGCGCGAGGTGCTGGCGGGCCTGCCCGACGCCCTGGAGGTCTTCGTGGACGCCCCGCTGGAGGTCGTGACCGAGCGCGACGTGAAGGGCCTGTACCTGAAGGCCATCGCGGGCGAGATCCCGCACTTCACGGGCGTCAGCGACCCCTACGAGGCCCCCACCGCGCCGGACCTGCACCTGCGCACCGACCAGATCAGTGTGGAAGAAGGCCTGCGGCAGCTGCTCGCGCGCCTGGACCGCGAGCCGGTGGGCGCATGA
- a CDS encoding phosphoadenylyl-sulfate reductase, whose translation MTATHHQPEQVLTPEQALSRQAQGEPTDALTTEPRAPREPGGVAEADVPAFTPETDPLEVIRWALAAHPDVLMPSAFNLNGVVLLDLAVRAGYRGEVVFVDTGYHFAETLQTRDRLAARYPELTFVTLNAGASPDDGQTDPVLYAGDPDACCAVRKVAPLQRYLKDRAPSALLNARSRDQATTRADIPFVEAGARVKVNPLAHWTRERLETYAAEHDLPVNPLYFDGFLSIGCWPCTRAVRPGEDARAGRWAGKGKTECGLWAGEGKL comes from the coding sequence ATGACCGCCACGCACCACCAGCCCGAACAGGTCCTGACCCCCGAGCAGGCGCTGAGCCGGCAGGCCCAGGGCGAGCCGACCGACGCCCTGACCACCGAACCGCGCGCCCCGCGCGAGCCGGGCGGCGTGGCCGAGGCCGACGTCCCTGCCTTCACCCCCGAGACCGACCCGCTGGAGGTCATCCGCTGGGCGCTCGCGGCGCACCCCGACGTGCTCATGCCGAGCGCCTTCAACCTCAACGGCGTGGTGCTGCTCGACCTCGCGGTGCGGGCGGGCTACCGGGGCGAGGTCGTGTTCGTGGACACCGGCTACCACTTCGCCGAGACGCTACAGACCCGTGACCGCCTCGCGGCGCGTTACCCCGAGCTGACCTTCGTGACCCTGAACGCGGGGGCCAGCCCCGACGACGGCCAGACCGACCCGGTGCTGTACGCAGGCGATCCCGACGCCTGCTGCGCCGTGCGCAAGGTGGCCCCCCTCCAGCGCTACCTGAAAGACCGCGCCCCCTCGGCGCTGCTCAATGCGCGCAGCCGCGATCAGGCGACCACCCGTGCCGACATTCCCTTCGTCGAGGCCGGGGCGCGCGTGAAGGTCAACCCGCTGGCGCACTGGACGCGCGAACGCCTGGAGACGTATGCGGCCGAGCACGACCTGCCGGTGAACCCGCTGTATTTCGACGGGTTCCTGAGCATCGGCTGCTGGCCCTGCACGCGCGCCGTGCGCCCCGGCGAGGACGCCCGCGCGGGCCGCTGGGCGGGCAAGGGCAAGACCGAATGTGGTCTGTGGGCCGGCGAAGGCAAGCTCTGA
- the sat gene encoding sulfate adenylyltransferase has protein sequence MTILTTPATSSPSPIVLPAPLGGTLVQRVRHTDAAEFAQRPHLEIGDRAHADLEMLATGAYSPLSGFIGEADYLSVIKHLRLADGTPWSLPITLPVGAEQAEGLSGTVVLTRGGVAVGLVEVQEKYRARKAYEAREVYRTEDAAHPGVAALYAQGDVNLAGPVTLFEVPRGAFPRHHRTPAEVRAVIEARGWRSTVAFQTRNPIHRAHEYLHKVALELVDGLLLHPLVGTTKGDDVPAETRVEAYEVLLDGYYPQARTLLSVYPAAMRYAGPREAIVHALSRRNYGATHFIVGRDHAGVGSYYGTYDAQDIFGTFSQEELGIQILKFEHTFYCKTCGQLVSPRTCPHDASHHLVLSGTKVREKLRAGENLPPEFTRPPVAEVLRKAYASQD, from the coding sequence ATGACCATCCTGACCACCCCCGCCACCTCCTCCCCCTCCCCCATCGTTCTGCCCGCACCCCTGGGCGGCACCCTCGTGCAGCGTGTCCGGCATACGGACGCCGCCGAGTTCGCGCAGCGCCCCCACCTGGAGATCGGGGACCGCGCGCACGCCGATCTGGAGATGCTGGCGACGGGCGCGTACTCGCCCCTGAGCGGCTTTATCGGTGAGGCCGACTACCTGTCGGTCATCAAGCACCTGCGGCTCGCGGACGGCACGCCCTGGAGTCTGCCGATCACACTGCCGGTGGGCGCCGAGCAGGCCGAGGGGCTGAGCGGTACGGTCGTGCTGACGCGCGGCGGCGTGGCGGTCGGGCTGGTCGAGGTGCAGGAGAAGTACCGCGCCCGCAAGGCCTACGAGGCCCGCGAGGTCTACCGCACCGAGGACGCGGCGCACCCTGGCGTGGCGGCGCTGTATGCCCAGGGCGACGTGAACCTCGCGGGGCCGGTCACGCTGTTCGAGGTGCCGCGCGGGGCTTTCCCCCGCCACCACCGCACGCCCGCCGAGGTCCGCGCCGTGATCGAGGCGCGCGGCTGGCGCTCGACGGTGGCCTTCCAGACCCGCAACCCCATCCACCGCGCGCACGAATACCTGCACAAGGTCGCGCTGGAACTCGTGGACGGCCTCCTGCTGCACCCGCTGGTCGGGACCACCAAGGGCGACGACGTGCCCGCCGAGACGCGCGTGGAAGCCTACGAGGTGCTGCTCGACGGCTACTACCCCCAGGCCCGCACCCTGCTGAGCGTGTACCCGGCCGCCATGCGCTACGCCGGGCCGCGCGAGGCCATCGTGCACGCGCTCTCGCGCCGCAACTACGGGGCCACCCACTTCATCGTGGGCCGCGACCACGCCGGCGTGGGCAGCTACTACGGCACCTATGACGCCCAGGACATCTTCGGGACCTTCTCGCAGGAGGAACTGGGCATCCAGATCCTGAAGTTCGAGCACACCTTCTACTGCAAGACCTGCGGCCAGCTCGTGAGCCCGCGCACCTGCCCCCACGACGCCTCGCACCACCTCGTGCTGAGCGGCACCAAGGTCCGCGAGAAGCTGCGCGCGGGCGAGAACCTGCCGCCCGAATTCACCCGCCCGCCCGTGGCCGAGGTGCTCCGCAAGGCCTACGCCTCGCAGGACTGA
- a CDS encoding ABC transporter substrate-binding protein, with the protein MNRTLPLLLALTVSAASAQAATTVRLGFFPNLTHAPALVGIERGTFQKALGSVKLDPREFVSGTTLTEAFAAGQIDIAYVGPGPAISAAARGMPVQFLAGAAEAGAVLVARQDSTVKSYKDLAGKNVAVPSLGNTQDISLRHILNESGLKSKTDGGNVTITPIPPADIVAAFAGKRVDAALVPEPWGAALEAQGHRVIGTEKTVWRDGRYPTAIVIVNAKFAQANPALVAAFLKAHTDAVTYLTKSPAAAQTVVNTKLQKLTGAKLDLRVLQRAFARTRFTTTLDPEAMKEYSALNVEAGYARSAPDLAPFFRK; encoded by the coding sequence ATGAACCGAACCCTTCCCCTGCTGCTCGCCCTGACCGTCTCCGCCGCTTCGGCTCAGGCCGCCACCACCGTCCGCCTCGGCTTCTTTCCCAACCTGACGCACGCCCCCGCCCTGGTGGGCATCGAGCGCGGCACCTTCCAGAAGGCGCTGGGGAGCGTCAAGCTTGACCCGCGCGAGTTCGTCTCGGGCACCACGCTGACCGAGGCCTTCGCGGCCGGGCAGATCGACATCGCCTACGTGGGGCCGGGGCCGGCCATCAGCGCGGCGGCGCGCGGGATGCCCGTGCAGTTCCTGGCCGGCGCGGCCGAGGCGGGCGCGGTGCTCGTCGCCCGGCAGGACAGCACCGTCAAGAGCTACAAGGACCTCGCGGGCAAGAACGTGGCCGTGCCCAGCCTGGGCAACACCCAGGACATCAGCCTGCGCCACATCCTGAACGAGTCGGGGCTGAAGTCCAAGACGGACGGCGGCAACGTGACCATCACGCCCATTCCGCCGGCCGACATCGTCGCGGCCTTCGCGGGCAAGCGGGTGGACGCCGCCCTCGTCCCCGAACCCTGGGGCGCAGCCCTCGAAGCCCAGGGCCACCGCGTGATCGGCACCGAAAAGACCGTGTGGCGCGACGGCCGCTACCCGACCGCCATCGTGATCGTGAACGCCAAGTTCGCGCAGGCCAACCCGGCCCTGGTCGCGGCCTTCCTGAAGGCCCACACCGACGCCGTGACCTACCTGACCAAGTCCCCGGCCGCCGCGCAGACCGTCGTGAACACCAAACTCCAGAAACTGACCGGCGCGAAACTCGACCTGCGCGTGCTGCAACGCGCCTTCGCGCGCACGCGCTTCACGACCACCCTCGATCCCGAGGCCATGAAGGAATACTCGGCGCTGAACGTGGAAGCGGGGTACGCCCGCAGCGCGCCCGACCTCGCACCGTTCTTCCGGAAGTAA
- a CDS encoding ABC transporter permease, which produces MTVRVQPDLSRPRRRGPGRAQVVVWQLVGLAVIVGLWWLVTDGLKLYPGYVFPSPRAVWTEISYGLWGTGPQDGKLLSAIGGSLRRVLTGYVAGLVLGGVIGLLMGAWLPLRATLGAYLTGVQSIPSIAFVPFAILFLGLNEKAVLFVVILEAFIPVALAVSGALLNVPPALQVAGRTLGARGVGLTLRVLLPASVPNILTGLRTSWSYAWRALVGAELLIAGVQSLGSQLEVGRNTANVALVLATIIIIGLIGGLFDAVLRAVEGRVRRDYGLEVTQ; this is translated from the coding sequence GTGACGGTCCGCGTACAACCCGATCTCTCGCGGCCCCGGCGCCGTGGCCCCGGCCGCGCGCAGGTGGTCGTGTGGCAGCTCGTGGGCCTCGCGGTCATCGTGGGCCTGTGGTGGCTCGTGACCGACGGCCTCAAGCTCTACCCCGGCTACGTGTTTCCCAGCCCGCGGGCCGTGTGGACCGAGATCAGCTACGGGCTGTGGGGCACCGGGCCGCAGGACGGCAAACTCCTGTCGGCCATCGGCGGCAGCCTGCGCCGGGTGCTGACCGGCTACGTGGCCGGGCTGGTCCTGGGCGGCGTCATCGGCCTGCTGATGGGCGCGTGGTTGCCGCTGCGGGCCACCCTGGGGGCCTACCTGACGGGCGTACAGAGCATCCCGAGCATCGCCTTCGTCCCTTTCGCCATCCTGTTCCTGGGCCTGAACGAGAAGGCCGTGCTGTTCGTAGTCATTCTGGAGGCCTTCATTCCGGTCGCGCTGGCCGTCTCGGGCGCGCTGCTGAACGTGCCTCCCGCCTTGCAGGTCGCGGGGCGGACCCTGGGCGCACGGGGGGTCGGCCTGACGCTGCGCGTGCTGCTGCCCGCCTCGGTGCCCAACATCCTGACCGGCCTGCGCACGAGCTGGAGCTACGCGTGGCGCGCGCTGGTGGGGGCCGAGCTGCTCATCGCCGGCGTGCAGAGCCTGGGGTCGCAGCTGGAGGTCGGGCGCAACACCGCCAACGTGGCGCTGGTCCTGGCGACCATCATCATCATCGGCCTGATCGGCGGCCTGTTCGACGCCGTGCTGCGCGCCGTCGAAGGCCGGGTACGTCGCGACTACGGCCTCGAGGTGACACAATGA
- a CDS encoding ABC transporter ATP-binding protein, with translation MTAVAPEPTPTPAPASAPSTPRTGQGTSLTLDGVAYRYGQRRGGQQAAGVGPLNLKVQPGEFLCVVGPSGSGKSTLLSLLAGFLSPQQGQILLGDRAIRGPDPRLTLVQQEAALFPWLTVTGNVAFGLDSQRLRGPERKTRIENALRLVGLGDYATRRVHELSGGQRQRVSIARALAVQPGLLLLDEPFSALDVQTRTALADELLGIWWAQKVTVVFVTHQLEEALHLGQRVVALKDGQVALDAPARDLTVGALRATLD, from the coding sequence ATGACGGCCGTGGCCCCCGAACCGACCCCCACCCCTGCTCCGGCCTCGGCTCCCAGTACGCCGCGCACGGGTCAGGGCACCAGCCTCACGCTGGACGGCGTGGCCTACCGCTACGGTCAGCGCCGGGGCGGGCAGCAGGCGGCCGGCGTCGGACCGCTGAACCTGAAGGTGCAGCCGGGCGAGTTCCTGTGCGTGGTCGGGCCGTCGGGCAGCGGCAAGAGCACCCTGCTCTCGCTGCTGGCCGGATTCCTGAGCCCGCAGCAGGGCCAGATTCTGCTGGGCGACCGCGCCATCCGTGGCCCCGACCCCCGGCTGACCCTGGTGCAGCAGGAGGCCGCGCTGTTTCCCTGGCTGACCGTGACCGGCAACGTGGCCTTCGGGCTCGACAGCCAGCGCCTGCGTGGCCCCGAACGCAAGACCCGGATCGAGAACGCGCTGCGGCTGGTGGGCCTGGGCGACTACGCCACCCGGCGTGTCCACGAACTTTCGGGCGGCCAGCGCCAGCGCGTGAGCATCGCCCGCGCGCTGGCGGTGCAGCCGGGCCTGCTGCTGCTCGACGAGCCCTTCAGCGCGCTCGACGTACAGACGCGCACGGCCCTGGCCGACGAACTGCTGGGCATCTGGTGGGCCCAGAAGGTGACCGTGGTCTTCGTGACCCACCAGCTCGAAGAGGCCCTGCATCTCGGGCAGCGGGTGGTGGCCCTCAAGGACGGGCAGGTGGCCCTCGACGCCCCGGCCCGCGACCTGACGGTGGGTGCGTTGCGCGCAACCCTGGACTGA
- a CDS encoding alpha/beta fold hydrolase: protein MKKMLPVLSTLLVSTAFAGGAQPPMAPMPMPMPMPMPAAAPMAPGMADRGTVNVNGATVFYKAQGQGQPLLLIHGYPLSGELFKNNRVIPGYRVITVDLPGFGMSTAPSRDASIENYARTMVGFMDAMKIDKAVVGGMSMGGMTLLQMYKLAPERFKGLIFIDTTADPAGVAEAATWRGQAQQAEQMGVASLVPGLLPRMLTGESRMKMPNQVEHLSNIVKGASLNGAIGGGNALAARPDANPILPTIKVPTLLVFGAEDNVTPTELAMKMQKGIAGSKLALIPGAGHAAVFEKAAAANAAMVEWLRTVR, encoded by the coding sequence ATGAAAAAAATGCTGCCCGTTCTGTCCACCCTGCTCGTCTCGACCGCCTTCGCCGGAGGCGCGCAACCCCCGATGGCCCCGATGCCCATGCCGATGCCCATGCCCATGCCCGCAGCGGCCCCGATGGCTCCGGGCATGGCCGACCGAGGCACCGTCAACGTGAACGGCGCGACCGTCTTCTACAAGGCCCAGGGTCAGGGCCAGCCCCTGCTGCTTATTCACGGCTACCCGCTGAGCGGCGAGCTGTTCAAGAACAACCGCGTCATTCCCGGCTACCGCGTGATCACGGTGGACCTGCCCGGCTTCGGCATGAGCACCGCGCCCAGCCGTGACGCCAGCATCGAGAACTACGCCCGCACGATGGTCGGTTTCATGGACGCCATGAAGATCGACAAGGCGGTCGTCGGCGGCATGAGCATGGGCGGCATGACGCTGCTCCAGATGTACAAACTGGCCCCCGAGCGCTTCAAGGGCCTGATCTTCATCGACACGACCGCCGACCCGGCCGGTGTGGCCGAGGCCGCCACCTGGCGCGGCCAGGCCCAGCAGGCCGAGCAGATGGGCGTGGCCAGCCTCGTCCCCGGCCTGCTGCCCCGCATGCTGACCGGCGAGAGCCGCATGAAGATGCCCAACCAGGTCGAGCACCTCTCGAACATCGTCAAGGGGGCCAGCCTGAACGGGGCCATCGGCGGCGGCAACGCCCTGGCCGCCCGCCCCGACGCCAATCCCATCCTGCCGACCATCAAGGTGCCCACCCTGCTGGTGTTCGGAGCCGAAGACAACGTCACGCCCACCGAACTCGCCATGAAGATGCAGAAGGGTATTGCGGGCAGCAAGCTGGCCCTGATCCCGGGTGCGGGCCACGCCGCCGTATTCGAGAAGGCCGCCGCCGCGAACGCTGCGATGGTCGAGTGGCTGCGCACGGTGCGCTGA
- a CDS encoding MATE family efflux transporter — MSAPPATSPPSESIHPSPRREIASIAVPVSLEMVIQLLLTFINQIIVGTLGAVAVASVGLSGSLTFLFFVTLGALGSGTSILVARRTGAGDQAGVNHTLTVTLLSSVVLAVLVSVPVIAGAGTLLHLAGGAEDVTQAATPYMRVAMLALVPGMLGWIFSGALRSLGHARTPLIATSISVAVECVVAVGLVFGTGPFPELGVVGAAWALVVANTLKAAILAYQIYGPRRLAALSLPARPDWGRIARPLLALSAPLAFTEFVWSLGGFMYAAVFARVGTVALAASQIVQTLEGIFVVGSFGLMSAATVLIGRSLGAGDAPGAQLWLRRISRAGLATGLGFGLLFALSSLLLPVLFPRVGDSVQEIAVVGILINAATQVFKVRNMIVGGGVLPSAGDGKGVITGDVVGAFVVGLPLAIWLGLYTPMGVWGVFLARSLEEIVKVLVFEWRRRRVNWPRLAEEQRGREVVAAH; from the coding sequence ATGTCTGCGCCTCCCGCCACCAGCCCACCTTCTGAATCGATTCACCCCTCGCCCAGACGTGAAATCGCGTCCATCGCCGTCCCGGTCAGCCTGGAGATGGTCATCCAGCTGCTGCTCACCTTCATCAACCAGATCATCGTGGGGACCCTGGGGGCGGTCGCGGTGGCCTCGGTGGGCCTGTCGGGCAGCCTGACCTTCCTGTTCTTCGTGACGCTGGGCGCGCTCGGCTCGGGCACCAGCATCCTGGTCGCGCGGCGCACGGGTGCGGGCGACCAGGCCGGGGTCAACCACACCCTGACCGTCACGTTGCTGTCCTCGGTGGTATTGGCGGTCCTCGTCTCGGTGCCGGTCATCGCCGGGGCGGGCACGCTGCTGCACCTCGCGGGCGGGGCCGAGGACGTGACCCAGGCCGCCACGCCCTACATGCGGGTCGCCATGCTGGCGCTCGTACCGGGCATGCTGGGCTGGATCTTCAGCGGGGCGCTGCGCTCGCTGGGGCACGCGCGCACCCCCCTGATCGCCACGAGCATCTCGGTGGCGGTCGAGTGCGTGGTGGCGGTCGGGCTGGTCTTCGGCACCGGCCCCTTTCCCGAACTGGGTGTGGTCGGGGCCGCCTGGGCGCTGGTGGTCGCCAACACCCTCAAGGCCGCCATCCTGGCCTACCAGATCTACGGGCCGCGCCGGCTGGCCGCCCTGAGCCTCCCCGCACGGCCCGACTGGGGCCGTATCGCCCGGCCGCTGCTGGCCCTGTCGGCGCCGCTGGCCTTCACCGAGTTCGTGTGGAGCCTGGGGGGCTTCATGTACGCCGCCGTGTTCGCGCGGGTGGGCACCGTGGCCCTGGCCGCCAGCCAGATCGTGCAGACGCTGGAGGGCATCTTCGTGGTCGGGTCCTTCGGCCTGATGAGCGCGGCGACCGTCCTGATCGGGCGCTCGCTCGGCGCGGGCGACGCTCCGGGCGCGCAACTGTGGCTGCGGCGTATCTCACGGGCGGGGCTGGCGACCGGGCTGGGCTTCGGGCTGCTCTTCGCCCTGAGTTCGCTGCTGCTGCCGGTGCTGTTTCCGCGCGTGGGGGACAGCGTGCAGGAGATCGCTGTGGTCGGCATCCTTATCAATGCCGCCACGCAGGTCTTCAAGGTGCGCAACATGATCGTGGGGGGCGGCGTGCTGCCCAGCGCGGGCGACGGCAAGGGCGTCATCACGGGCGACGTGGTCGGGGCCTTCGTGGTGGGGCTGCCGCTCGCCATCTGGCTGGGGCTGTACACCCCGATGGGCGTCTGGGGCGTGTTCCTGGCCCGCAGCCTGGAGGAGATCGTCAAGGTGCTCGTGTTCGAGTGGCGCCGCCGCCGCGTGAACTGGCCCCGCCTCGCCGAGGAGCAGCGCGGACGCGAGGTCGTCGCCGCCCACTGA
- a CDS encoding aspartate aminotransferase family protein has protein sequence MTTQPQQSKWLEAEQKYDSGVYNKHQVVMVRAKGATVWDETGREYIDCVAGYGVANIGHGHPDVVKAIKDQADRLIVMPQTLPNDKRAEFLTELVGVLPQGLDRVFLCNSGTEAMEAAKKFAITGTGRKRFVSMKRGFSGRSLGALAFTWEPKYREPFGDAVDNRNVDFITYGDIEQLRAAVTDETAAVILEPVQGEGGVRPASIEFMQEARRITKEKGALLILDEIQTGFCRTGKMFACEHSGVVPDAMTLAKAMAGGLPVGALAMTTEVADRMPAGGHGTTFGGNPMTMAAGVAALRAMKRENMAEQAREKGAYFMEKLRAIGSPKIREVRGLGLMIGVELKEKSAPYIAALEHEEGVLTLQATPLVVRFLPPVTISKEQIDQVVAAFARVLEKINPRAERSAELAAEIKEDKQTE, from the coding sequence ATGACGACCCAACCGCAGCAGAGCAAGTGGCTCGAGGCCGAACAGAAGTACGACAGCGGCGTGTACAACAAGCACCAGGTCGTGATGGTGCGGGCCAAGGGCGCGACCGTCTGGGACGAGACCGGCCGCGAGTACATCGACTGCGTGGCGGGCTACGGCGTGGCGAACATCGGGCACGGCCACCCCGACGTGGTCAAGGCCATCAAGGACCAGGCCGACCGCCTCATCGTGATGCCGCAGACGCTGCCCAACGACAAGCGCGCCGAATTCCTGACCGAACTCGTGGGCGTGCTGCCCCAGGGCCTGGACCGCGTGTTCCTGTGCAACTCGGGCACCGAGGCGATGGAGGCGGCCAAGAAGTTCGCCATCACGGGCACCGGCCGCAAGCGCTTCGTGAGCATGAAGCGCGGCTTCTCGGGCCGCTCGCTGGGCGCGCTCGCCTTCACCTGGGAGCCCAAGTACCGCGAGCCCTTCGGTGACGCCGTGGACAACCGCAACGTGGACTTCATCACCTACGGCGACATCGAGCAGTTGCGTGCCGCCGTCACCGACGAGACGGCCGCCGTGATCCTCGAGCCCGTGCAGGGCGAAGGCGGGGTGCGCCCGGCCAGCATCGAGTTCATGCAGGAGGCCCGCCGCATCACGAAGGAAAAGGGCGCCCTGCTGATCCTCGACGAGATCCAGACCGGATTCTGCCGCACCGGCAAGATGTTCGCCTGCGAGCACTCGGGCGTGGTGCCCGACGCCATGACGCTCGCCAAGGCGATGGCGGGCGGGCTGCCCGTCGGCGCGCTGGCGATGACCACCGAGGTCGCCGACCGGATGCCGGCGGGCGGCCACGGCACGACCTTCGGCGGCAATCCCATGACGATGGCGGCCGGGGTCGCGGCCCTGCGGGCCATGAAGCGCGAGAACATGGCCGAGCAGGCCCGCGAGAAGGGCGCGTACTTCATGGAAAAGCTGCGCGCCATCGGCTCGCCCAAGATCCGCGAGGTGCGCGGCCTGGGCCTGATGATCGGCGTGGAGCTCAAGGAAAAGAGCGCGCCCTACATCGCCGCCCTGGAGCACGAGGAAGGCGTGCTGACCCTCCAGGCCACGCCGCTGGTCGTGCGCTTCCTGCCGCCCGTGACCATCAGCAAGGAGCAGATCGATCAGGTGGTCGCCGCCTTCGCGCGGGTGCTGGAGAAGATCAACCCCCGTGCGGAGCGCTCGGCCGAGCTGGCCGCCGAGATCAAGGAAGACAAGCAGACCGAGTGA
- a CDS encoding phospholipase A2 gives MPALRLLACAAALGAAGLGACAPRLDVPAAPAESARLTYIGRVAWGEVAAYEAEYAAQDRAPFAGLDWSRNGCSAPDGLGLGYRELFRPACNVHDFAYRNLGREAHTPENRLRSDAALLRNLQTICGSLARAQRPGCLAAASVYVRAVRWRGAEHF, from the coding sequence GTGCCTGCCCTTCGCCTGCTCGCGTGCGCCGCCGCCCTGGGAGCGGCCGGGCTGGGGGCCTGCGCGCCCCGCCTCGACGTCCCCGCGGCCCCGGCCGAGTCGGCGCGCCTGACCTACATCGGCCGGGTGGCCTGGGGCGAGGTCGCCGCCTACGAGGCCGAGTACGCCGCGCAGGACCGTGCGCCCTTCGCCGGGCTGGACTGGTCGCGCAACGGGTGCAGCGCGCCCGACGGGCTGGGCCTGGGCTACCGCGAGCTGTTCCGGCCGGCGTGCAACGTCCACGATTTCGCGTACCGCAACCTGGGGCGCGAGGCCCACACGCCGGAAAACCGTCTGCGCAGCGACGCGGCGCTACTGCGCAACCTCCAGACCATCTGCGGGTCGCTGGCCCGCGCGCAGCGTCCGGGCTGCCTCGCGGCGGCGTCGGTCTACGTGCGGGCCGTGCGGTGGCGCGGCGCGGAACACTTCTGA